The genomic DNA GTTTTATATTTAAAGTGGTGGTGCTGAGTTTTACCAAGAACCTCACTGCCCGCTCCACCTCCATGCGGGACACGTCAGTTTCTCACCGGGAATCAATTTCCCGCTAGTGACTGAGAACGGGAAAATGGCCGGTTTACCCTTTTTCGAATTTTTCGAACGGAAAGGGGATTCAAATTTGAGCCGGGCGGGATCCTGTTTTTCTCAGCGAAAACCGCAAGATTATTGGCGGGAAATCGAAGAAAAAACCAGCAAATGTTCGTTGTGACCAGAAAATGTTATTTCATGTGTGgaaaatgaaaatttttggcaTGTCTGTGTCTAATTCGGCGTATATGACAGTTGAAAATGCATAATTTATATTTGACACACACATTCGTATAGAGGATTAATAATAATGATTACTGCAGTAGCCAGATGTCGGGATGCTGTTCGACTTTTGAACCTCGATCTAAATCATGTCATCAAtcaaaataatattttaagGATTAATGTAATGATTAGTTGAATTGATGTCTATGTTGTTTTATGTTGACTTGTGTTTGGACATCGTATTAGTATTATGTAATGATTAGTTGAATTGATGTCTATGTTGTTTTATGTTGTTGTGTTGTTTGGACCTCTATTTGGTATTAGTTATTTGGTTTGTATTTGGTTTGTATTGTGTAACTGTTATTGAGGTTGTAGGATAATGTAAAATTAAAATTATGTGGTGGGTTGGTCTCCTGTTATCGTGGTGACTTAAGTGCCTCTTTGTCAAAGCTGTGCAGACCGTCCGCTGCTCAACCTTAAAACGAGTTTGATGGTGCTTTTATTTGACACTCTAAAACAGTAATAAAGTAAGAAGAGTATATTCAGAATTATTCAATGTACTCAACCACTATTGTTTACTAATCAGCCACTTGTTTTACTAATCAAATGGTCATGCACCTTCTTTTGTATGGTATGATATAAATAGTTCGCATATACAATGAGCAAAAGATTGACAGTGACTCTGTGCTATTATATTATGAGAAATGACCACATGCGTACCATGACACCAGAAATAAACTTAGTTTGCATCTTTGTATGGAATAGATAAGAGGGCACATTGCAAAATAAGAAAAACTTACCGGACATTCTTTATTGAATTTATGATGGACAAATCATTTGCTTTTCCTTGGACAAATAGGACTTTGGAAGTACTCCGTGTAAGAGTACTAGAGATCCGTGAAGAAACATTGTAGCCATTCTCTTGGGAAATAGTAGAAACAACTTAACCACCATGTTGTGCTGTAGGATTGCTAGCATCAACACTTAAGGTTCCATCAAGGTTCCCCATGATCCACTCAACTATTCTTTTCACTTCAGCTGCTTGCTGTAAATGTACTTGAAATTATAAAGATGTTATCCCATgattatttatatattttctcATAGCAGGACGTTTGCACTGGATATGCCCCCACTCCTTTCCTTCCCCCTTCATTATATAAGAATATAATAACTGTCTAGAACAAATTGCTCACATTTCATAAAAGCAAATTAAATAATCAGTACATCAGGCATAGAGGCCAAAATAGATTGTTTTCAGGAACCAAATAAGCATTGATAAATGCTAAAACAGTGTAAGGCTACAAGTAGATTTTACAACCGGCCACAAGAAGATGGTAAAGTCAATAAAACTAAATTTTGCCCAGGATCTTCTTTCccaaaaatatgaaaatggAATTCTTGTTATGGATTATTTTACCTGTACTATCCTAAAAATGGCGGACAAAAGTTGAACAAACCCTTCAGATGACAGAGTTCGCAACTTATTTGCTAAGGACTGGCCTCCAGCTGCAGTTAAATGTTAATGTCAAAAGGATAGGAAAGTTTTGACATAAGAAATAGAACTCTGAAAAGAGATAGTGAATGGGTGGGAAATAATACCGTCAGCATCAGCAGCCCTGTCTCCAGTTACTGAATCAAAATCTATTGGTCTGGCAGTTAAAACTGGAAGCAACTCTGCAACTGTGGCCTTGATTGAAGCTTTCATAACAGTAATAAGTGTATCCCGGTAGATTCTGAGAAACGCAGGAAGTTTGTCctgaaaatacaaaaaaatcaTGTCCTGTCTACATAAATATTGACTATAGTAGTCTTCGTGGCCTTGATAACAGCTCTCACAGATTTAGCAGTAGGTCTACCTTGACATACGTTAGTAGCAGTTAGATTCAAGGTTTAGCAAGCAAATTTAATACGCATTGCAATGCTCTAAAGCTAGCCACTTAGCCAGGGAAAAAAATTCATGTGGCTTGCATGATAAATCACATTAAGTGATGTAAACTACAGTAACACTAAAAGGAGGGGTAGCCATGCAGCCAATAATTATTTTTTGCTAATTACAATATTGACATAATGCAAAACATAAACTATTAAGTTCCACTTTCTATCCAAGTATTCTTTTAGTGGGTGTATTATTGGGACGGCTCCTATTTACATTTTACATGGAAGGACTTTAGTCTCTCACAAGTTACAAATAACAAAATGAGGCATGTTCCGTTTGTCACCGCAGTCTGGCAAGAAAATCTCAACAGTTGTGGTAAGTGTTTGGTTTGCGACCACACTTCTTGCATGCTAAACGTGTTCTTCACTAGGCTCTAGCTGTCAATGAATCATTTCCAACATTGATTGGCAAAGTGTGAAATTTCCATGTTGTGCTGTAACACCACCACTCTTGCAGTGTTGCGGTAAGCTCCCCAATTTAGGTAGACATCGGCCAGGGTTCAAATCCTGGtggcacaaaaaaaaaaaactcgccgACAATCCAAAAATAGTTGCATTGGTCGCCAGACCATTGGGCCGTGGTCGGCCCAGGTTACAATGCAGCCCTACAGGGTGTTCCTTCTCAGTAATGCTGTGAGGGCGGTCTTTTCCCTGCTGGTATTGTGAGCCTACAACCCACCTTGTTAGGTTTTGAAGTATTGAACCAAATGGAGGTGTATAAACACCCACTTTGTTCACACCAAACCTCCAACTGAATCTTTAAATCGATACAAAAGTTTCTCCAAATTAACAGATTTCAATAATTTACTTCCTAAATAATTTCCACAACATTCATACTTTTTTCTCAATCAGCACCTTACTTTTAACTGGAATGAGCAGTTAAAACCTGATTGCAACTGCTTCTATAATGTAACTTACAAAAGTATTGTCATAACTTTCCTAATCgtagaatagatattcttttGTCAAACAATATGTTGTTAGCTTTTGGAAAAAAGGATAAGGAAAGGAAATTCTGTAAACAGAgcaaattctaaaaaaatagcAATATGCCACTTAACAAGAAAAGGAGCATTGAAGTATTATAAAAACACTAGACAAGAATTCATTTGTAAGTGCAGCCAAGACCAGCTGATGACAGAAGGTTATTTAGTTTAAGATAAAGATAATGCAGAACTAACTGTTCTCAGCAGGCAAagagtaaagtccatttttggccatccaactcttgcctcggtttggttttagccatcgaactccaaaaccgggtatcttTGACCACTGAACTATTAAAACCGTTCACATTTGGCCATAAGGCTGTTTTGGTGGCCGGTTTCGCTGACGTGGACGCCGcgtggcagtggggcccacttgtcagcatTACAacccctctctcttctctctatctccctctttctctctcctatctcatctccttcctcctctctctctccttcctgctcgccggcggaggccatggcgcggcgtcCTCGGAGCTCCGccggtctctctctctccctcctcctcgtgCCCGGCGACCCAATTCCGACCTCAGCCGGCGgcgcctccctctccccccTCTCCCTCTGTTGCAGCGCGCGGCGGGCGAGCTCGGATGGAGCTAGCGAGCGCCGTTGCTGGTCcagtcggcggcgggcggcggccatggcgcgtgaGGGGCGCAGCCACTCGGGCCTCGCCGACGTGCTGCAGCAAGGGGATGGCACCACCTGCGGACGGAGTCGCTACAGGAAGCTCGCCGACGTCGTCGCGGAGAAGGCGGCAGCTCCCGAGATCGGTTCATGCCGAGGCGGCCGAGAAGAGGGAGGCGATGGTCGCCTAGGCATGCGAGGCGGccgggcgagctcgagctccgcctcgggcctgcaccgccggcttggcgagctcgagcgccgccgcgggccagcGCCGCCAGGCAAGCGAGCTGCAGCCCCACCACGGGCCAGCGCCACCGGAGGCCCGCCGAGGCTCCCCGCCGTTCCTCGcgaggccggccgccgctcccgcatCGGCCTTCACGCCCGCACCGCGCAGGCCACCAGCCGTGGGAGCAAGGGAGGGggccggagaggagggagggggtggAGGGCCGCACacgccggagaggagggagggcccTGCACGCGGCGGAGAGAGAaataggagagagaggaggaagaaagagagaaatatgagagagataaaaaaaatgacAAGTGGGTCCCACCAACATGTGGcagccacgtcagcaaaaccacATCCAAAACCACCGGGATGGCTAAATATGAACGGTTTTGAGAGTTCGATGGCCAAggatacccggttttggagttcgatggctaaaaccaaaccgaggcaagagttggatggccaaaaatggactttactcGCAGGCAAATAATGAGGGGGAGGAGACGATCTCTGAGAGTAAAACTTCCTTCCTCATCTCTGAGAGTAAAATCTATTACTTAAATAGTGCGAAAGATTAAACGCAACGTTACCAATTTAAAGCATATAATAGTGAAGTGATGAAGCAATCCAGACCAttatttttaattaaaaaacaTTATTTAGAGTTCACTGCAAATTTGGAAGATCAAAAGTACttgcaagaaaaaaataaatttttgttcACCCAGTTTCTAATTTGGCAGCATCATTACTGCCTTTCATTCAATTTTGGTTAATTGTGGTGAGACAGGGTCCGGGCCGGACGAGGCTCTCACCCTCCCAGGCGTCCCTTTCCAGGGAACTTGGGCCCGGTCCGTCTCTGAGGACGCCTCTCCAGACTACAATTCGGGTAGTGAGCctacctgtaacaccctaatttaaatttcagcattttataataaatttaattgttttatttaattttctaaggatttaatttgcttagtcttgcatttaatctaatttttgtttcacaagaaattaaaatttgtctaagtttaaaacttgttgttgcattcatgctggtgcatggttttatttgttggtttgcataggagtttgaattcaaatttcatttgaattcaaatagatttgaattgtttagaaatagaaaagagatgGAAAAAATAAAACCCACCCGGACCCAAACCAGCCCAAGCCCCTCTCCCCTCAGCCCACTCTTTCCTTTCTCTCGGGCCcggcctcctctcccctctcttctttcaccacggcccagctcgcgcggcccatctccccccccccccgcgccggcCTTCTCCCAACAGCCAGCTCACCGCGAGCCGCACCCCGCGCCCCCCGCGAGCCGCTGCAACCCGGCCCCGCCTGCCAGCGGCACCCCGCTCGGGCCGCTCTCGCCCACACCCAGTCGCTGACAGCCatggcccgcctgtcatcccccaCCTCCGCCTTCACCGCGCTGCAACGGccgcgccgcaatccccgccgggatcacgacgGGCATGCCTCCCCGAGATCCTCGGCGCCTCCTTTAAACCCCCACGATCCCCTGCGCCTCTCCCAtccagccgcgcgccgccactaACCCTAGCACACCGCCAccaccccgctccgccgcgctaaaactctgcgccgccgcgggcacgaCGCTCCGCCGCTCCCCAGCACACCGGAGCCGCGCAGAAGCCTCACATCGGCTCCAGGAGTGCCTCCGAGCTCGCAGTCGCCGACCCGAACCCCTGCACGCGTGGGATTTCTCGCCAAGGCCCGCCGCCGGTAAGTGGATACGCCACAGCAATtccgcaccaccgccggcgcGTTGACCTCACTGACCCGAGCACTGGCCTCACAGTCCGACGTCGAAGCCCCTCGTGTGATCCAGACGCCCGGAACGCCACTGCAGCATCTTCTCCCCGAGCGACACCCGCGACACGCCGCCGGTCCCCGACGCCGGTGCCTCTGCACGCCGTCACAGCTCGCATCCGAGCCTAGGTGAGCTGCACCCCAACCCCCTCCTTCCTCTGCGCACATTCCCCTAGCACGGGATGCACCCTAGCTATCCgggcgccgcacgccggcgctgcgccgccgcgcagggccgcTGCCGCCCTTGCCCTCCCTACTCCGGGCCTTCCCGAGGTCCAAAAagaccccaggtggactacgcatggcgcgtagtccatcctagaccAGATCTTGTGCCAAATCAAGCCCGGGAATGCCAATTTTGGCCAATTCCGGTGATCCTCCGCCGCGGGTGCGCcgctccggcgagtcccgccgccgcccgcgcccccaactGCCTgtggccgcccgatctggaaGTAACGCTCAGGATTAGAACGTGAGCTGATCAGATCTGAGCCACCAGATTGTgatccaacggctgagatccaCCCGTATCGCTTCGCCCTggtagttttgctaaagagcccttagGTTTTagggaaatcaacccgcggtccagcttgGTTCAAAACTATTTACAGATGGGCCCCAAATCTTGCACAGACCCCCCGAtctttccagaaatcaaacccgccgtccagcccttgcctttttgcacgttagaccctggaactaaggtttaattacattttagtcctcggttttgcccagaaaccccctagaactctagttttcttacaaataggtccctgaaacttgtttttggcctagattttgcgttttagctccgttttaggcgttctttatgtccacgcgatcgttgtaacgcgtataATAGTttgactagtttagtgtgctgtttttatgtactgATGTCCTGTTtcctagcttttgttagtgtttgcttgtatgtttatgttgtgcattgtttttggccatgtgttcgtgagtagacgttgagctaccagaggagccccagtaccagtaccagtacccggagcagccgtcttctgaccagtttgagcagctgcaggagcagtacgacgaaggcaagtataacatgaacaacctatcacttttaaatacattttcatactgcattttaatactgtatgcctataaggatttcctagccactttatatcctttatatatatccttgggttgcattttggttagttgtgctaggtgccgcgctataacacacttggtcctttttaattaatttgattaatggtttatgcaacttaattatgggagtggccctctgtgcttcgtgcttgggtggctcacgtctcgttaaaatatgttttgttagaaacttggtttagggggccagcacggtgcttagtgcttggttggccactctccataaggaccggttcatagagcgacaacctgggacaacagcgctatcACAAGAcaggaatgggacggtcttggcgtaataattaggtctttttggtttggagtaacttacctgcggggcaggggtggtaagcttctatggccctcgtgctgagtggcctcgtctgtgcgtcgtgtcttgacgcccactagacctgctccatagtcgccgatccaccctcgcggttactccctaccaacgagattctttgttgGGCACGGACGTGGTGTTTGGCTCCCCATGCCTTGTGGTACGGTGGGCTAAAGTTGGGGCTGCCGGCGTATCGTGTCGAGCACCTGCATGTGGTGGGCGACATAAGTTGTTCTCGGTGCAGTGTCTCGGCACACTGCCAGCTTCTTGGCCTAGAGGACCCATTTAAGACCGTAGCGCCTCGGTGCTCGGACCGCGACCCCAGGTCAGACGGGATCACCCGCTGAGTTTAAGCATATAAATAAGCGGAGGAGAAGAAACTTACAAGGATTCCCCAACTTGAGAATCGGGTAGCCTCACTACCCGAATTGTAGTCTGGAGAGACGTCCTCAGAGACGGACCGGGCCCAAGTTCCTTGGAAAGGGACGCCTGGGAGGGTGAGAGCCCCGTCCGGCCCGGACCCTGTCTCACCACGAGGCGCTGTCAACGAGTCGTGTTGTTTGGGAATGCAGCCCAAATCGGGCGGTAAACTCCGTCCAAGGCTAAATACAGGCGAGAGACCGATAGCGAACAAGTACCGCGAGGGAAAGATGAAAATGACTTTGAAAAGAGAGTCAAAGAGTGCTTGAAATTGCCGGGAGGGAAGCGGATGGGGGCCGGCGATGCGCCCCGGTCGTATGCGGAACGGTTTTGCTGGTCCGCCTATCGGCTCGGGGCGTGGACTGTtgtcggccgcgccggcggcctaagCCTAGGGGCCTTAGGTGCCTCTGGAAGCCGTCGTCGGCACGGCCGTTTCTTGCACGCCGCAAGGCGCGTCCCTCGGGACGCTGCGCTGCAACGGCCTGCGGGCTCCCCATCCGACCTGCCTTGAAACACGGACCAAGGAGTCTGACATGCATGCGAGTTGACGGGTTCTTAAACCTGGGAAGCACAAGGAAGCTGACGAGCGGGAGGCCCTCACGGGCCGCACCGCTGGCCGACCCTGATCTTCTGTGAAGGGTTCGAGTTGGAGGACGCATGTCGGGACCCGAAAGATGGTGAACTATGCCTGAGCGGGGCGAAGCCAGAGGAAACTCTGGTGGAGGCTCGAAGCGATACTGACATGCAAATCGTTCGTCTGACTTGGGTATAGGGGCGAAAGACTAATCGAACCATCTAGTAGCTGGTTCCCTCCGAAGTTTCCCTCAGGATAGCTGGAGCTCATTACGAGTTCTATCAGGTAAAGCCAATGATTAGAGGCATCGGGGGCGCAACGCCCTCGACCTATTCTCAAACTTTAAATAGGTAGGACGGCACGACTGCTTTGGTGAGCCATGCCACGGAATCGGGAGCTCCAAGTGGGCCATTTTTGGTAAGCAGAACTGGCGATGCGGGATGAACCGGAGCCGGATTACGGTGCCGAACTGCGCGCTAACCAAGAACCCACAAAGGGTGTTGGTCGATTAAGACAGCAGGACGGTGGTCATGGAAGTCGAAATCTGTTAAGGAGTGTGTAACAACTCACCTGCCGAATCAACTAGCCCCGAAAATGGATGGCGCTAAAGCGCGCGACCCACACCCGGCCATCTGGGCAAGCGCCATGCCCCGATGAgtaggagggcgcggcggccgctgcaaAACTCGGGGCCCGAgcctgggcggagcggccgtcggtgcagatcttggtggtagtagcaaatattcaaatgagaactttgaaggccgaagaggagaaaTGTTCCATGTGAACGGCACTTGCACATGGGTAAGCCGATCCTAAGGGACGGGGTAACCCCGGCAGACAGCGCGATCACGCGTGTTGCCCGAAAGGGAATCGGGTTAAGATTTCCCGAGCCGGGACGTGGCGGTTGACGGCGACGTTAGGAAGTCCGGAGTCGCCGGCGGGGGCCTCGGGAAGAGTTATCTTTTCTACTTAACGGTCTGCCAACCCTGGAAATGGTTCAGCCGGAGGTAGGGTCCAGCGGTCGGAAGAGCACCGCACGTCGCGCGGTGTCCGGTGCGCCCCCGGCGGCCCATGAAAATCCGGAGGACCGAGTACCGTCCACGCCCGGTCGTACTCATAACCGCATCAGGTCTCCAAGGTGAATAGCCTCTGGCCAATGGAACAATGTAGGCAAGGGAAGTCGGCAAAATGGATCCGTAACTTCGGGAAAAGGATTGGCTCTGAGGGTTGGGCTCGGGGGTCCCGGCCCCGAACCCGTCGGCTGCCGGCGGACTGCTCGAGCTGCTCACGTGGCGAGAGCGggccgccgcgtgccggccGGGGGACGGACCGGGAACGGCCCTCTCGGGGCCTTCCCCGAGCGTCGAACAACCAACTCAGAACTGGTACGGACAAGGGGAATCCGACTGTTTAATTAAAACAAAGCATTGCGATGGTCCCCACGGATGCTGATGCAATGTGATTTCTGCCCAGTTCTCTGAATgtcaaagtgaagaaattcaaccaaGCGCGGGTAAACGGCGGGAGTAACTATGACTCTCTTAAGGTAGCCAAATGCCTCGTCATCTAATTAGTGACGCGCATGAATGGATTAATGAGCTTCCCACTGTCCCAGTCTACTATCCAGCGAAACCACAGCCAAGGGAACAGGCTTGGCGGAATCAGCGGGGAAAGAAGACCATGTTGAGCTTGACTCTAGTCCGACTTTGTGAAATGACTTGAGAGGTGTAGGATAAGTGGGAGCCTCCGGGCGCAAGTGAAATACCACTTCTTTTAACGTTATTTTACTTATTCCATGGGTTGGAAGCGGGGCATCGCCCCTCCTTTTGGCTCCAAGGCCTAGCTCTGCCGGGCCAATCCAGGCGGAAGACATTGTCAGGTGGGGAGTTTGGCTGGGGTGGCACATCTGTTAAAAGATAACGCAGGTGTCCTAAGATGAGCTCAACGAGAACAGAAATATCGTGTGGAACAAAAGGGTTAAAGCTCGTTTGATTTTGATTTCCAGTACGAATACGAACCGTGAAAGCGTGGCCTATCGATCCTTTAGACCTTCGGAGTTTGAAGCTAGAGGTGTCAGAAAAATTACCACAGGGATAACTGGCTTGTGGCAGCCAAGCGTTCATAGCGATGTTGCTTTTTGATCCTTCGATGTCGGCTCTTCCTATCATTGTGAAGCAGAATTCACCAAGTGTTGGATTGTTCACCCACCAATAGGGAACGTGAGCTGGGTTTAGACTGTCGTGAGACAGGTTAGTTTTACCCTACTGATGACCGTGCCGCGATAGTAATTCAACCTAGTACGAGAGGAACCGTTGATTCACACAATTGGTCATCGCGCTTGGTTGCTTCCAGTGCTTTTGGTAGCACGTCTGCTTTGCTCCTGACAAAATACTCTCCAGTCACAAAAAGGTCACTTTGGAAACCGATAGTCACCAACATGCTACTTTGACTACTAAGTACGAGTATAAAGTATATGCAAAATGTAGCAAAGACTACTAATTATGAGTATTAAGTATATGCAAAATGTAGCAAAGCTATAATATTAATAAATTATAAGTCAACCAATCTAGGATATCGATGGTCAGAGTAAACATGCTGATTGAAAACAACCCAAAATGGCACAAACACTCTTCTTTTACTGGAGAGAGCATAAATCAATTAGTAGCCCCTTTTAATAGCTGTAGTGGTAATTTTTACTAGAATAAGTAAATTTCTTTGTACTAATCACACCTCAAAGCAATGCAGTACAACACTGAAAAAGGGTGGATGAAGGAATCTTGTCAGGCCTGACTGTGCAGCCTTATGCACCTATAGAACTAGAAAGGCCAGAAAGTAGTGTCAACTTGCACAATTCATTTTCAAACCAGGCAGAATAAGGCCATGCTTTGCAGGAATATAATGATAAAAGCCCAGCTTGTACTCACGAAGGATAAACATAAATAGGCATtgcttttgcattttttttttctctctaaaaCAAGCATGCCATTAGGCCAAGCATAATGATATCTAGTTTAGATACAATCCTGAACTAGTAAATTATGCAACGGGCAACGGCAACCaactataaaaaaaatatggctTCGTGCCAATGATATGGCCGCCACATCAACCACAATAAAGAGCGCTTACAGGAATATTCGGCAGAATGGGCTAAGCAACATCAGCATGATAAATTGTTACTAATTTGGTTCTCATCACGAGTCACTATCATTGCAACTATTACGACCAGAAGCATTAGATGGAAAAACTAAAAGTTAGTTAGGCACCTTGCGTGGTAAAAAAAAAATGTGCAGAAACAAATACATGAATAACTGGGAGAATAAATGTTTTCTAGACCAGTTGCAACAGGGGAGGATCAGAAAACAAGCATATCTTCTTTAGCAGGTTGGCAAGAAAATTACCAGCGGAGACAGACGAGCCAGATTACGGAACAGCAGAGTCCTCTATATTTAAGCAGAACCCACATAAGAACCAACAACAAAATATATAATTGTGTGCAAGCAGGTAGGGCTAATGGAGCTTATACGGCTTACAGGTTCTTTATCCTTAGGTGCTGCTGTTGATGCCTCTGTTATGTTCTGCCCACATATCAAAACTAGAGGTCCAGTAAGTTGATCAAACATTTCCTCTACCTTTTCAACAAATTCTCTGCGATTTGATCTTGGAACTGCCCTAGACAGCCACTGGGAACTGTCTGGAAAGTAAACAATGGCTGGTTGTAGAGATGACAGTACCTATTTTGTAAACATAACATTATAGATAAGTTTATTAAGCAAATCATAAGGACTCAAACACTCGTGAATATTGTCACTTGTACAGCAGACTGAGTGGTGAACCTATGCAAGCAGATGCATGTACACGAGAAAGGAATATATCAAGATAATACAAGTTATAT from Panicum virgatum strain AP13 chromosome 7N, P.virgatum_v5, whole genome shotgun sequence includes the following:
- the LOC120682919 gene encoding vacuolar protein sorting-associated protein 54, chloroplastic-like produces the protein MAAARRRLDQQRRSLAPSELARRALQQRERGEREAPPAEDKLPAFLRIYRDTLITVMKASIKATVAELLPVLTARPIDFDSVTGDRAADADAGGQSLANKLRTLSSEGFVQLLSAIFRIVQVHLQQAAEVKRIVEWIMGNLDGTLSVDASNPTAQHGG